The region CTCAACCTGGTTTATGACGAGGACCCGGAGTACGTAATCGTCTTCGGCGCTGACCACGTCTACCGCATGGACCCGGAGCAGATGCTGGATGCCCACATTCAGTCCGGCGCCGGCGTGACCGTTGCGGGTATTCGTGTCCCGCGCTCGGAGGCAAGTGCGTTCGGCGTCATCGACGCGGATGAGAACAACCGGATTACAGAATTCCTGGAGAAGCCGGCCGATCCGCCCGGTACCCCGGATGACCCGGATTCGACCTTCGCGTCGATGGGTAACTACGTCTTCACCACCTCCGCGCTGATTGAAGCGATTAAGCGCGATTCGGAGGATGAGAATTCCGACCACGATATGGGCGGAAACATTATCCCGATGCTCGTGGAGGAAGGCGAGGCCTACGTCTACGACTTCAAGGACAACTACGTCCCGGGAGAGACGGAGCGCGACAAGGGCTACTGGCGTGACGTCGGTACCATTGACGCTTTTTACGAGGCTAATATGGACCTAATCTCGGTCCACCCAGTCTTTAACCTCTACAACAAGAAGTGGCCGATTCACACCTTCTCGGAGGAGAACCTGCCACCGGCTAAGTTCGTCCAGGGCGGTATCGCCCAGGCGTCCATGGTCGGCGCCGGAACAATTGTCTCCGGTGGTACTGTCCGCAACTCGGTGCTGAGCACCAACGTTGTCATCGAGGACGGCGCTACTGTTGAAGGCTCGGTGCTCTTCCCGGGCGTCCGCGTCGGACGCGGAGCGGTCGTTCGCCACGCCATTTTGGATAAGAACGTCGTCGTCTCCGACGGTGCGATTATTGGTGGCGACCCGGAGCGTGATGCTGAGCGCTTCAAGGTCAGCCCCGGCGGTGTCGTGGCCGTAGGTAAGGGACAGGTCATCTAGGGCCAAAAGTTTCTTTTACCAAGTTTGAAGGCCCCTAGCGCGCGGATGCGTGCTAGGGGCCTTCAAACGTCGCGGCGCCCGGAGCGGGCCAGCCAGGATGCCAGCCCTGAAAGTTTCAGCTAGCCCTTGACCAGGATTGTTGCGCCCGCTGCGATTGGCAGACGAACCACCCTAGCTCCTTCGAGCTCGAGGAGCTGCTGGTCGGCCAGGCGGGCGGCAGCGGTATCGCGATCGGTGCGGGAGGCATCCTCTACTGTTCCGTCCAACAGCGCCCCCGGAATGACCAGCACGCCGCCTTCGCGGAGCAGCGGCCAGGCCTTTTCCTGAGCTGCGAGAATCGCGGACGGCTCGACATCCAGGTAGACCAAATCGTAGGAGCTCGGCGCCAGTCGATCCATGACCTCAGTTGGGGGCGAGGGAAGGAATCGCTGGCGATTCGGGCGGATACCCGCGTCCCGGAACGCCTGCTTAGCGAGTGCCTGATGCTCGAGTTCAGGGTCGATACAGGTCAAGACGCCATCGTCGGCAAGCCCGGCCATGAGGTGCAGGCCTACGACACCAGCGGCGGGGGAGGCAATGACTGCGGCGGGGTGCCCCGTGCGGCGCGCGCTGGCGAGCGACATCATGGCGGTCAGGAAGGCGCCGGTCATGGCGTCGGGTACGGCGACGCCGTATTCGCGGGCACTCTCGACGGCACGGCCAATCGCATCGGACTGCGGAGTCGTGGCATTGACATGCTGCACGACGGCATCGAGGGCGGTCAGCGGGGAAGAGGAGGAAGAGGTATCGGACACGCTTCCCACAGTAGGAAAAAGCTTTCGCTTGCGGAACTGGCCACGCCGAGAGGGGTGTTACCAAAACTTGTTTGGACTCTCAACGTATTTTCAGGATATGGTCAATGAGTACCTAAGGTCAGTGAGGAAAACTAACTGCCATGACCAATGAGAATTCCCCGCGTGTCAGCCCTATTGATGGTGCTGACCCCGCCGTCGGTGCAGACGCTGTGCTGACCGGAACTGCCGCTTATGACGCGGGAGTGGGGGAGATGCCGTCGTGGACCGAATTGGTCGCTGCCCACGCGGATAGCGTTTACGGTCTCGCTTACCGGCTGACGGGTAATAAGCACGATGCGGAGGATCTCACGCAGGAGACCTTCATGCGCGTGTTCCGCTCTCTGAAGTCGTACCGCCCCGGCACCTTCGAGGGGTGGCTGCACCGGATTACAACTAACTTGTTCCTAGATATGGTGCGCCACCGCCAGGTCATCCGCATGGAGGCCCTGCCGGAAAACTACGATCGCGTGCCGGGCACGCTGAAGACACCTGAGCAGGCCGTGGATGACGCCACTTTGGATCCCGACCTGGAGGTTGCCCTGGCCGAGCTCCAGCCGGATTATCGCGCTGTTGTGGTTCTGTGTGACGTGGTCGGGCTGACGTATGAGGAAATCGCCTCGACTCTCGGCATTAAGATGGGCACCGTGCGCTCTCGCATCCACCGTGCCCGCTCCAGCCTCCGCGCTTCGTTGGAGCGCCTCGAGCGGGAGCGTCAGAACACCGCAGAGGTTGTTCACACCGCGTAGGCGCGAAAGCGCTATTGTGGGCTTGAATCACGTAAGTTTCCGGTGTGCGTAAGTTTTCCACCGGGGATTTCTTCTTTCTCGGGGCGCTGTTTTAGGAGGTGTTGTTGGTGGCACGGCCACTTCATGATGACCACTTCCTTTCCACCGAACATCTCGGCACGGAGGCTATCGCCGCTTTCGTCGACGGTGAGCTCTCTGCGACTGCGGAGCGCCGCGCTCAGGCCCATCTCCTGGCTTGCCCCGAGTGCCGCCGGGAGGTGGCTAGGCAGCGCCAGGCGGCCAAGCGGCTGCGGGATAGTGAGGCCCTGCATATTCCACCAGAGTTGCGTGCGCGTCTGGCGGGGATGTGTGATTTCGCAGATCCGCGCTCCGAAACCTCCGGTGCCGCCAGTGGCAGCGCCGATACTCGTGATGCGCGTGGCCTCGCGTATCGCCGCCCGGAGTCTCTGTCTGCGGCACTAGAGCAAATCGTCCGAGGAATCCGCAAAGGTGGGCATCGTCAGTGACTGATCATCCGACCGATCAACCCGGTATTGCCGACTCTCCCTTTGCTCCCGGAGCCGATCGCGCCGAGGCCACAGGTGGTCTCCAGAGGGGGCCGAAGGATCCCTCGCTTGCCGACGCCGCCACCGCCGAGCCCGAATCATCGCCCTGGCGGGAATCCTGGTCGCGAATGGTAGCCGGCCGCCCGGCACGCAAGGTGTCTGCGGAGCGCGCTGAGCGTAAACCAGTTGTTCCGCACGTGGGCGTTCGTCGTGTAATTTTCGGAAACGACGTGCCCTGGCGCGTGGTTGCGGCCTCGGCGGCAGCAGTGCTGGCGATTGGCGGAATCGGCGGGTTCGTTGGCGGTTGGGCAGGTAAGACGTTCCGCGCCGACTATCAGCGGGTGGAACTGCAGCAGGTCGAGGGGCGCCCCGGTGATGGTTCAATGACGCAGATTGGCAAGGTTGCCGAGGCCCTGCGCCCTGCGGTTGTGTCGATTGCGGTGCAGGCCGGGCAGGTTTCGGGGGTCGGCTCGGGCTTTGTCATAGACGATAAAGGCCACATTCTCACCAACAACCACGTCGTCTCTGCTGTTGCGGATAAGCCAGACATGGAAATCTCCGTGACCTTCTACGATGGAGCAAACCTCAAGGAAGTGCCCGCCAAGGTTGTTGGCCGCGACACTAAGACGGATCTCGCGGTTATCCAGGTAGTGGATGTCGCCGGACTCACCGTGGCTCAGCTGGGGGACTCGAACAAGTTGGCAGTGGGCGACACTGTCATCGCGATGGGCTCTCCCCAGGGACTCGGCGGAACGGTAACCTCCGGCATTATCTCAGCACTGAATAGGCCCGTGCGCCTGCAGGCGGAGGGCACCGACACGGATGGTTTCGCGGATGCGATTCAAACGGATGCGTCCATCAACCCTGGTAACTCCGGTGGGCCGTTGGTAGATATCCGTGGCGCAGTTATTGGCATCAACACCGTGATTTACACAGTCTCCGGTGGCTCCCAGGGGCTTGGTTTTTCCATCCCGATTAATTCGGCGGTCGCGGTCGCGGAACAGCTCATAGCCGGTGAGGAACCATCGCATCCGGGTATCGGCGTGACGGCGAGAACCGTATCAAACGGTGCGTTTTCCGGTGCTGAAGTGGCGACGATTTTGCCGGGAGGCGTCGCGGATCGGGATGGCTTAAGAGAGGGAGATGTGATCACCGCAGTGGGAGACAGGTCGGTGTCGTCAGCAGACGAATTGACAGTTGCTCTCTGGACCGTAGGCGCCGGTAATGAAACCGTGATGAAGGTCGTCCGTGACGGGGCAGAGATGGACGTTTCCATTGCCCCGGAATAGGCCCCTGGCGATACGCCCATTTACGGGACTAGCGAACCATTCTTCGGCTAATCGTGCATTGGCAGGTGGCGCCAACTAAGGTGGTATAACGTGTTTTCAAATGTTGGCTGGGGCGAAATCCTCGTACTCTTCCTAGTCGGTCTCGTCATCGTGGGGCCTGAGCGCCTGCCGAAATTAGTGCAGGACGCGCGTGCGATGCTGCTCGCAGCAAGGACGGCTATCAACGATGCGCGGGAAAACCTCTCGGGCGAGTTCGGCGAGGATTTCGATGATTTACGCAAGCCACTGCAGGAGCTCAACGAGTTGCGGCGGCTGAATCCGAAGACCGCCATCACACGTACGCTTTTCGACGGTGACGACACTTACCTCGACATGCTCAGCGGCAAGCCGGCTGTCGGAGGTGGGGCGCAGCCGCAACAGCCTGCACAGCCCACAGCGCAAGCGCAGCCGCAAGCCGGTCACCCCGGCGAATGGCAGAACCCAGTCGCACAGGCACAAGCCCAGCAGAATCAGGCCGCGCAGAATCAGCAGCCTGGCGGCGTAGCCAAAAGCCCCTGGCTCGACGACGACATTCTCTAATCGTTCTGACGCAGGATGTGCCGGCACGAAAATAAGAAGAGGCCCTGCTATCCAATCCTGAAATAATCGCGAGGATAGCAGGGCCTTTTTCTATGTGCTTGAAAGCGCCGAGGGCTGCAAGACGTGGGAGTCGTCGGCAAGCGGAGAGCTACTTCGGGGTGACGCCGAGGCCGAGAGACTTGCCGGCCAGAGACTCTCGGCGGACGAAGAGCTTGTCGGCGATAGCGCTCAGCGCCGCGCCCGCACCGTGCTCTGGGGCGGAAACGACAACCGGAGTGCCCTTGTCTCCACCCTCGCGGAGAGAGGTGTCCAGCGGGACCTGGCCAAGCAGTTCGACCTTGCCGCCGGTAATCTGGGTGAGGCGACGTGCTACGGTTTCGCCGCCACCTGCGCCGAAGACCTCCATCTTGGAGCCGTCCGGCATCTCCATCCAGCTCATGTTCTCGATGACACCGGCGATACGCTGACGGGTCTGGAGGGAGATAGTGCCAGCGCGCTCGGCGACCTCGGCGGCGGCCATCTGCGGAGTGGTGACAATGAGCAACTCGGCGTTCGGGACTAGCTGGGCCACGGAGATAGCGATATCGCCGGTTCCCGGAGGCAGGTCGAAGAGGAGAACGTCCAGATCTCCCCAGAACACATCCGCGAGGAACTGCTGAATTGCGCGGTGGAGCATCGGGCCGCGCCAGACGACGGGGGAGTTGTCATCGACGAAGTGACCGATGGAAATCAGCGAAACGCCGTGCGCCTGCGGAGGCATAATCATGTCATCCACCTGGTGCGGCTTATCCTCGGAGCCCATCATGTGGGGGATGGAGTGGCCGTAGACATCGGCGTCGAGGATGCCGACAGACAGGCCCTTCGCTGCCAGAGCGGCAGCGAGGTTCACGGTAACGGAAGACTTGCCGACGCCGCCCTTACCCGAGGCGACCGCGAAAACGCGCGTGCGGGAATCGGGCTGTGCGAACGGAATGACAGGCTCGGAGGCGCTGCCGCGGACAGCGTTGCGGAACTCCCGGCGCTGCTCATCGTTCATGACGTCAGTGGTCACGGTGACGTTGCCAACACCGTCGAGGCCCTTCAGGGCGGCCTCGGTGCGCTCGACGATGGTGTTCTTCATCGGGCAGCCGGCAATGGTCAGGTAAATCTCAACCGCGACGTCGTTGTTATCGGCAATCGAAATGGACTTGACCATTCCGACCTCGGTAATCGGGCGTCGAACCTCGGGGTCCTCGACGCCTGTCAGCGCGGTGCGTACTTCAGGTTCAGTAATCGTAGACATTATGTGTGAATCTTATCGCGATAGGGGGTGTGGCAAAGAACTTCGCCGCAAAATTGCTGATTAGTCCGCAGACTGCGATTTGTCGGAACTGTTTTCCGGCTCCTCGTGGTCGGCATCGGTCGCCTCGTAGAAGCGCTCCTCGATACGGTTGAGCACGTCGGTGAGGTCTTCGAGTTCGTGGCGGAGGTAGTCTCGGGTAACAGCCTCGCTCACGATTGCACGCACACCGGCAATCTCGCGAGCCAGGAATTCGGTATCGGCCTTTGTCTCCTCTGCCCGGCGGCGATCCTCGGCCACTGCGGCGCGGTCACGGTCCTCCTGGCGGTTCTGCGCCAGAAGGATAAGAGGTGCAGCGTACGCCGCCTGCGTGGAAAACGCCAGGTTCAGCAGGATGAACGGGTACGGATCCCAATTCCACCAAAATCCGCCGATGTTCAAAGCCACCCAGGCCAAGACGATAATCGTCTGATACGCCAGGTACTTACCTGTACCGAGGAAGCGGGCAATGGACTCGGCGATCTCGCCGACGCGGTCACCGTCGAAATCGATTGCCTTTTTCTTGCGGTCGACGACTGGGGTATCGAGGCGGGTTCGGTCTTTTACGTGGCGTTCCTTCGTACTGCGATCAGCCAGTGTGGCCTCACGGGGCTGATCCGAAGTGAAATCTTTGGCCATGGTGGGAGCACCTCCTTCTGGGGAATATCTGAGGGGAGTTAGTTGGGCTGCTCAGAGCCGGGCCGGATGCCCGCTTCGCGCCAATCCTCCGGCAGGAGGTGATCGAGGAGATCGTCGACTGCAAGGGCCCCTAAAAGGTGTCCCTCGTTGTCAACCACTGGGCCGCTGACCAGGTTGTAGGTTGCGAAGTAGCGCGCTGCAGTGTCATCGTTATCCTCGGCATAGAGGGGAGGCAGGTCCGGGTCGAGAATGCCGCCGATCTGGGTCGATGGAGGCTCGCGCAATAACTTTTGCAGATGTACGCAGCCTAAGTACCGTCCGGTCGGCGTAGCTGTTGGCGGGCGAGTGACAAATACCATCGACGACAGGGACGTAGGCAACTCCGGGTCGCGTGCCCGGGCAAGGGCCTCAGCGACGGTAGCAGTGGGTTGGAGAACCAGTGGGTCGGAAGTCATCAGGCCACCGACGGTGTCCGGCTCAAAATCCATGAGGCGGCGCAAGGCCTGGGATTCCTCCGGGGCCATGAGATCTAGGAGAACATCGGCACGGTTGGTATCGAGCTCGCCGAGAAGGTCGGCTGCATCGTCCGGATCCATTTCCTCCAGAATGTCGGCAGCACGTTCGATAGTCAGGTCTTCCAGGACTTCTGCCTGGTCCTCGTCTGGGAGTTCCTGGATGATATCGGCCAGCATTTCGTCGTCAAGCGCCTCTGCGATAGTGCGTCGGCGGTCAGTCTCCAGCGTCGAGATGTAGCGCGCGGCGTCGGCTGGGCGCATGTCCAGCACCTCGCCGACAAGATTGGCGTCGGCGGCCTTGGGGGAGGTGCCGGCGCCGAGGCCATGGATGTGATTCCACGGGGCGACCGCGACATCGCGGCGGCCGCGCAGACCCTTCTTCGGGCCGAGGGCAGCTACCTTTGTCAGAATCCAATCTCGGGTGCGATTGCGTTCCAGCTCAATGTCAGTGAGCTCCTGCGGTACGCCGTGAAGGTGGTCGAGTTCCGGGTCATCAATCTGAATCTTCGCTCCGACCAAGTCTCCGATGATGGTGGACTCGCCAGGACGAGTGCGGAAGGTTTTCATAGAGATCTGGCCCGAGAGCAGCAGAATCTCGTTGGGCTCGACCGCAACGCGGCCCATGGGGATAAAGACGCGGCGCTTGTCGGTCATCTCTACCACGAGGCCGAGGGCGGAGGACGTTTTGCCGTGTTCTCGTAAGCGGACAACCACGTCACGAACGCGCCCGATGGCGTCGCCATCGGAGTTGCGGACAAACATGCCAGAGAGCCGACCCGCGTAGACACGGTTGATTGTAGACATGCCACCACGATAGCGTCCGGGTATTGCCCGGGAACAATTACCAGCGCAATTTCGTTGAAATGACAGGAATTCTAAAAAGAAACTAGCAAAAAGGGGCTGGTGGGCAAACACATGGTCAACGGAGTCAACGGTGGCGCAGGTGATGGCGGTAACACCCCGTCGCGGATTGGTGCCCGAAAGGTGCCGGAGGGATGGCCTGTCGGCAGTTTTACTGACTACGCCGAGGCTCAGGCGGCGGTGGATGAGCTGAGTGACCGCGATGAATTCCCCGTGTCCGACCTTACGATCGTGGGCGTGGACCTGATGCAGGTGGAGCGCGTTGTCGGCAGGCTGACTTGGCCCAAGGTCATCGGCGGAGGCGCGATGTATGGCGTATGGATGGGCCTTTTCTTCGGCCTAATCCTGGGGCTATTCCAGGACGACTGGGTCAACCCACTCATCGTCGGAATCGGCATGGGCGCCATCTTCGGCATCGTGATGGCCGCCGTGCCGTACGCGATGCAAAACGGCAAGCGGGATTTCTCTTCCACAACGGAGATTGTCGCCCGCCGCTACGACGTCCTGTGCAACCCGCGCAACGCGGAGCGCGCCCGTGACCTGCTGGCACAACGGGCGTTGGCAGGACGAGGCGGACAGGGCGGCCAGCGCGGGCGCTGAGCCAGAAACCTACAGCCACTTGTTCCTGCGCAGCAGCCAAACTAGGAACGCGACAATGCCGAACATGAGGACCAGCACCGCGTAGTAGCCGTGCTCCCACTTGAGCTCCGGCATGTTTTCAAAGTTCATGCCGTAGATGCCCGCAACTGCCGTCGGCACGGCGAGAATCGCTGCGTACGCGGAGATGGTGCGCATGTCCTTGTTCTGTTGCAGCTGAATCTTCACGGCCGCGGCGTCGATGAGGGAGGACAGTCGCTCGTCGAGCCCGGTGACCATGTCGGCGGCGACCAGCTGGTGGTCGAGGACATCTGAGAGGTATCGGCTAATTTCCTTCGGGACGACATCGTCGCGCATGTTCATCAGAGTGCGGAGCGCGGGCGTGAGCGGCTCGATGGCGTGGCGCATTTCCAGAATCTCTCGCTTGAGGATGTACACGTCCTCAATATCCGAGTCGAACTTCGGCTCGAAGACATCGTCCTCCATATCCTCTACGCGGTCTTCAAGCTGGTGGGCAATGCGCAGGTAATTATCGACCAGGTTGTCGGTCAGCGCCCACAGCACTCCGGCCGGTCCGTAGTCGATTGCGTCGGTGTTGCGTTCTATGCGTTCACTAATCCGCACCATGTCAGATTTGGGCATGCCCATCCGGATTGTGATGACGTACTCGGCGCCAATGACAATCATCAGCTGTCCTGAGCGAATGATTTCGTTTTCGTCCTCCGCGAGGCCCTCGGGGGAGTAGTGGATGGACCGCACGACGAATACCACGTGGTCGTCGTGAATCTCGATCTTGGGGCGCTGACGCGAGGTCAGCGCGTCTTCGACGGTGAGGTCATCGAGTCCGTAGAGCTCCGCAATGGCGTCCATCTGGGAGGCGTTTGGCCGTGACAGAGACAGCCATGTGAACCCCTCGCCGAAACGCCGAACCTCCGCCAGGCCGGTGAAATGATCGAAGGATCCGGGAAGCCGCTTGCCTCCGATATACACGCCGCAGTCGCGCAGGGCATCGCCCACTGCGGTCGACTCCATCGCCTTTCCGCTTGCCGACGCCGCACTCGTCTTGGTTACCCGCGACACCGCGGACTTGGCCACGCTGCGGGCCGTCGACGTGGCCCTCAGAGCACGGGCAGTTTTGGAGCTTTCGGAGTTGGCGAATCGAGGATTGCGGGGGTCCTTGGCGGAACCATTTCCATTGGCGTTTTGAGTTGCCATGGGGCAGACCTCACAATCGTCGTTGGGATACGCTAGACAACGATGAATCATTTTAGACGCGCCCTGTCGCGGATACACTTCCACCCGTTTAGTGTCAGCGCTGCGGGGCTAAGAGGTCTGCGTTTTTCCTTTTGGCGCAGTGGTTTTGTCGCGTCGTCAATGGCTGGTTTGACCCTGTTTGGCTCGGCGTGCGCTGCCTTCGAACCGACGATGCAGGAACCGTCACTGCAAAATTCCGTTGTTTCTGTCGGCGCCGACCTTGCCAACCCGGAGCAGAAGGTACTCGCAGAGGTCTACGCGCAGTCCTTCCCCCGCAGTGGTAGAGAGGGCACCGTCATCGGAATCGGCAATGAACAAGATCGGGTGAGTTTGGTTCGAAACGGTGCCGTTCTTGTGGCCTTTGGCTGTACTGGTGAGCTTTTGGGGATCAGCGACCCGGCTGCGGCGAAATCGCTGGCGGAGGAATTCGCTCAGGATGAGGACCCGAATAAGAAGCTGAGCGAGGAGTGGAAGTCGAAGGTTTATGACGCGTTTTCCAGGTCGCTGCCTGGAGAAGTAATGGCAACCGACGCGGGGGATGCGCAGGGCTGTGAGGGCGTAGATGCGTCGAACCCCGGGGCATCGCTGCCCCAGTGGGTGGTTCCTTTCTATCTCAAGCCATCCCTGGTGAGGGAGGATAGGGTGAAGGTCCTCAACGAAATCGCCGGATCCTTGACCACGAAAGAGCTTAAGGAGATGACCGAGAAGGTCAGAGACGGCAAGGCGCCAGCTTCAGAGGTTGCTCGGGATTGGCTGAGCCACTGATTATGAGCCTGTAGAGATACGAAGAGGGCCCCTTTAGGAACTAGTCCAGAACTAGTTCCTAAAGGGGCCCTCTATTGCGCGGTTCGCCACTTTCGGGTGCTTGTTTTACAGCCGAGAATCGGCGCTGGCGAGCCCCTCTAAGTTGCGTGGGGCTCGCCTTGGCCAAAGCCGTTTCGTGGCTTACTTGAAAGCCTCTTCCAGCAGGGCCTTTTCTTCGGCCTGGTGCACCTTGGCCACACCGGTTGCGGTGGAGGACTGTGCACGGCGAGAGACGCGGGTCATCTTCGGCATATCCGGCAGAACCTCCGGGAGGTTCAGAGCCAGGAACGGCCACGGACCCTGGTTCGCCGGCTCGTCCTGGACCCAGCGGATTTCTTCGAGATCCGGGTAGGAGTCGAAGACTTCCTTGAGTCGGTTGTTCGGAATCGGGTGCAGCATTTCGAGACGGACGATGGCGATGTCGTCGCGCTTGTCCTTCTTGCGCTTCTTCTCCAGTTCCCAGTAGATTTTGCCGGAGCATAGAAGCATCTTCTTGATTCCGGACTTGTTCTCGGAGGAGAAGTTCGGGTCGTCGATGACAGCACGGAACTTGGTGTCGCCGGTGAAGGCCTCGACCGGGGAAACCGCCAGCTTGTTGCGCAGCATGGACTTCGGGGAGAAGACCACCAGCGGACGGTGCAGGTCCGACAGGATGTGGCGGCGCAGCAGGTGGAAGTAGTTTGCCGGATCGGACGGCTGGGCGACAGTGTAGGAACCCTCGGCAGCGAGCTGCAGGAAGCGCTCGATGCGTGCGGAGGAGTGATCCGGGCCCATGCCCTCGTAGCCGTGCGGAAGCAGCAGAACCAGCTTGGAAGTCTGGCCCCACTTAGCCTCACCGGAGGAGACGTACTGGTCGATGGTGGTCTGGGCGCCGTTGGCGAAGTCACCGAACTGTGCCTCCCAGAACACGGCCGCATCCGGATTACCAAGGGTGTAGCCGTACTCGAAGCCCATGCCCGCGTACTCGGTCAGTGCCGAGTTGTAGATCATGAAGCGACCGCCGCCATTGGCCTTGCCGTAGGCGTCAATCGGGTTGTACTCCGAGCCGTTTTCTGCGTCGATGAGGACTGCGTGGCGAGATGTGAAGGTACCACGACGGACATCCTCACCTGCAAAGCGGACATCGATGCCGGCGCCGGTGAAGGTACCGATAGCGAGGAGCTCTGCCATACCCCAGTCGATGCCGCCTTCCTGCGTCATCTCTGCGCGCTTCTTGGCGACAGGTGCGACACGCGGGTGAACGGTGAAGCCCTCGGGGACGTCGACGTAAGTCTGGCCGATTTCAACCAGCTCGGCCTTGCTGACGCCGGTCTTCAGGCCGTGCGGCAGGGGCTGGGAGCCAGCAATACCGGTCTGGTCGCCCGGCTTCGCGCCCTCAGTTGCGCGGACTTCGTTGAAGACCGCCTCCATCTGGTCGTGGAAGTCGCGGCGAACTGCCTCGTACTCCTCCTGCGAGATGTCACCGCGGCCGATTAGGTCCTCGGTGTACTGTGCGCGAACGCTTTCCTTTTCATCGATGACCTTGTACATCAGTGGCTGGGTCATGGACGGATCATCGGCCTCGTTGTGGCCGCGCTTGCGGTAGCAGACCAGGTCGATGAAGACGTCCTTACCGAAGCGGTTGCGGTACTCGACAGCCAGCTGGCCGACCCACACGACTGCCTCCGGGTCGTCGCCGTTGACGTGGAAGACCGGGCAACCGTACGCCTTGGCGAGATCGGTGCAGTAGTAGGAGGAACGGCCCGAGTCCGGCGACGTCGTAAAGCCGATCTGGTTGTTCACGACGACGTGGACAGTACCGCCGACTTTGTAGCCACGCAGGGACATCAGGTTCAGGGTTTCCTGGACGATGCCCAGGCCAGCGAAGGATGCGTCGCCGTGCAGCAGCAGCGGCATGACGGAGTAGCCCTCTTCGCCCTTGTTAATGAGGTCCTGGCGGGCACGAGCGAGACCCTCGACGACCGGGTTGACGGCTTCAAGGTGCGATGGGTTCGCAGTCAGGGTGACGTCGATTTCGCCGTCGCCGAACATCTGGATGTGGCGGCCGGTGGTACCCAGGTGGTACTTCACGTCGCCGGAGCCACCCACCTGAGCGGGGTCAATGTTGCCCTCGAACTCGGTGAAGATCTGGTCCAGTGGCTTGCCGACGATGTTGGCGAGCACATTCAGGCGACCACGGTGCGGCATACCAATGACGACCTCGTCCAGGCCAGCGCCTGCAGCGGTGTCGATTGCGGAGTCCATCAGAGGAATCAGCGACTCGGCGCCCTCAAGGGAAAAGCGCTTCTGGCCGACGTACTTGGTCTGCAGGAAGTTCTCGAATGCCTCGGCGGCATTGAGTTTCTGCATGATGTACTTCTGCTCTGCGTGGGTCGGCTTCGGCTGACCGCCCTCGAGACGGTCCTGAAGCCACTCGCGCTCCTCGCGGTCGAGGATGTGGGTGTATTCGGAGCCGACCTTCAGACAGTAGGCGTTGCGCAGGCGGGAGAGTACCTCGCGCAGCGTCATGGTCTCCTTGCCTCCGAAACCACCCACGTTGAAGGTGCGGTCCAGATCCCAGAGGGTCAGGCCGTGCTCTTTAATGTCGAGGTCAGCGTGGTTTGGAGCGGAGGTATTCGGCTGATCGTAGCGCAGCGGATCAATATCGGCCAGGA is a window of Corynebacterium lactis RW2-5 DNA encoding:
- the glgC gene encoding glucose-1-phosphate adenylyltransferase, which produces MRSQPHVLSIVLAGGEGKRLFPLTEDRAKPAVPFGGSYRLIDFVLSNLVNAGFLKICVLTQYKSHSLDRHISQAWQLSGITGQYVTPVPAQQRLGKRWFTGSADAILQSLNLVYDEDPEYVIVFGADHVYRMDPEQMLDAHIQSGAGVTVAGIRVPRSEASAFGVIDADENNRITEFLEKPADPPGTPDDPDSTFASMGNYVFTTSALIEAIKRDSEDENSDHDMGGNIIPMLVEEGEAYVYDFKDNYVPGETERDKGYWRDVGTIDAFYEANMDLISVHPVFNLYNKKWPIHTFSEENLPPAKFVQGGIAQASMVGAGTIVSGGTVRNSVLSTNVVIEDGATVEGSVLFPGVRVGRGAVVRHAILDKNVVVSDGAIIGGDPERDAERFKVSPGGVVAVGKGQVI
- a CDS encoding O-methyltransferase, which codes for MSDTSSSSSPLTALDAVVQHVNATTPQSDAIGRAVESAREYGVAVPDAMTGAFLTAMMSLASARRTGHPAAVIASPAAGVVGLHLMAGLADDGVLTCIDPELEHQALAKQAFRDAGIRPNRQRFLPSPPTEVMDRLAPSSYDLVYLDVEPSAILAAQEKAWPLLREGGVLVIPGALLDGTVEDASRTDRDTAAARLADQQLLELEGARVVRLPIAAGATILVKG
- the sigE gene encoding RNA polymerase sigma factor SigE, whose protein sequence is MTNENSPRVSPIDGADPAVGADAVLTGTAAYDAGVGEMPSWTELVAAHADSVYGLAYRLTGNKHDAEDLTQETFMRVFRSLKSYRPGTFEGWLHRITTNLFLDMVRHRQVIRMEALPENYDRVPGTLKTPEQAVDDATLDPDLEVALAELQPDYRAVVVLCDVVGLTYEEIASTLGIKMGTVRSRIHRARSSLRASLERLERERQNTAEVVHTA
- a CDS encoding anti-sigma factor family protein → MARPLHDDHFLSTEHLGTEAIAAFVDGELSATAERRAQAHLLACPECRREVARQRQAAKRLRDSEALHIPPELRARLAGMCDFADPRSETSGAASGSADTRDARGLAYRRPESLSAALEQIVRGIRKGGHRQ
- a CDS encoding S1C family serine protease; amino-acid sequence: MTDHPTDQPGIADSPFAPGADRAEATGGLQRGPKDPSLADAATAEPESSPWRESWSRMVAGRPARKVSAERAERKPVVPHVGVRRVIFGNDVPWRVVAASAAAVLAIGGIGGFVGGWAGKTFRADYQRVELQQVEGRPGDGSMTQIGKVAEALRPAVVSIAVQAGQVSGVGSGFVIDDKGHILTNNHVVSAVADKPDMEISVTFYDGANLKEVPAKVVGRDTKTDLAVIQVVDVAGLTVAQLGDSNKLAVGDTVIAMGSPQGLGGTVTSGIISALNRPVRLQAEGTDTDGFADAIQTDASINPGNSGGPLVDIRGAVIGINTVIYTVSGGSQGLGFSIPINSAVAVAEQLIAGEEPSHPGIGVTARTVSNGAFSGAEVATILPGGVADRDGLREGDVITAVGDRSVSSADELTVALWTVGAGNETVMKVVRDGAEMDVSIAPE
- the tatB gene encoding Sec-independent protein translocase protein TatB; this encodes MFSNVGWGEILVLFLVGLVIVGPERLPKLVQDARAMLLAARTAINDARENLSGEFGEDFDDLRKPLQELNELRRLNPKTAITRTLFDGDDTYLDMLSGKPAVGGGAQPQQPAQPTAQAQPQAGHPGEWQNPVAQAQAQQNQAAQNQQPGGVAKSPWLDDDIL
- a CDS encoding Mrp/NBP35 family ATP-binding protein encodes the protein MSTITEPEVRTALTGVEDPEVRRPITEVGMVKSISIADNNDVAVEIYLTIAGCPMKNTIVERTEAALKGLDGVGNVTVTTDVMNDEQRREFRNAVRGSASEPVIPFAQPDSRTRVFAVASGKGGVGKSSVTVNLAAALAAKGLSVGILDADVYGHSIPHMMGSEDKPHQVDDMIMPPQAHGVSLISIGHFVDDNSPVVWRGPMLHRAIQQFLADVFWGDLDVLLFDLPPGTGDIAISVAQLVPNAELLIVTTPQMAAAEVAERAGTISLQTRQRIAGVIENMSWMEMPDGSKMEVFGAGGGETVARRLTQITGGKVELLGQVPLDTSLREGGDKGTPVVVSAPEHGAGAALSAIADKLFVRRESLAGKSLGLGVTPK